Proteins from one Streptomyces sp. NBC_00289 genomic window:
- a CDS encoding recombinase family protein, translating to MKPPYEDPATSSRVYAVNRSGFRRLLDEAAVGDTIRIADAAWLFRSTKDVIQIREVLGRRGLHLRIATGAWSGFDLAVRTRRPSCSSRCSPGSWSSSAT from the coding sequence ATCAAGCCACCGTACGAGGACCCGGCCACGTCGTCCCGCGTCTACGCGGTCAACCGATCCGGGTTCCGCCGGCTCCTCGACGAGGCGGCGGTCGGCGACACCATCCGCATCGCGGACGCCGCCTGGCTGTTCCGCTCGACCAAGGACGTCATCCAGATCCGGGAGGTCCTTGGGCGGCGCGGCCTGCACCTGCGCATTGCGACCGGCGCATGGTCCGGCTTCGATCTCGCGGTGAGGACCCGCAGACCAAGCTGTTCGTCACGATGCTCGCCGGGGTCCTGGAGTTCCAGCGCGACATGA
- a CDS encoding recombinase family protein: MVRLRSRGEDPQTKLFVTMLAGVLEFQRDMISENTKEGVAAAEAADRTLGRPAALDGDQAAEAANAYRAGAAVKALARQHGVAPKTIRRVLDAAGARDVGDVLEELDGVACQVEDQEQAPERPHTIDVPACSPNTFRACGTPPSTRRCAAAGSFAAGRATRCALPLRLRSMSPR, translated from the coding sequence ATGGTCCGGCTTCGATCTCGCGGTGAGGACCCGCAGACCAAGCTGTTCGTCACGATGCTCGCCGGGGTCCTGGAGTTCCAGCGCGACATGATCTCGGAGAACACGAAGGAAGGCGTCGCCGCCGCCGAGGCTGCGGACAGGACCCTGGGGCGCCCGGCCGCGCTCGACGGAGATCAGGCCGCCGAGGCCGCGAACGCGTACCGCGCCGGCGCCGCGGTGAAAGCGCTCGCCCGGCAGCACGGCGTCGCACCCAAGACCATCCGTAGAGTGCTCGACGCGGCCGGCGCCCGCGACGTTGGCGACGTCCTGGAAGAACTCGACGGCGTGGCCTGCCAGGTCGAGGACCAGGAACAGGCGCCCGAGCGGCCGCACACCATCGACGTGCCGGCTTGCTCGCCGAACACCTTCAGGGCGTGCGGGACACCGCCGTCCACGAGGCGCTGCGCAGCAGCCGGATCATTCGCCGCGGGCAGGGCTACTCGGTGCGCGTTACCGCTCCGCTTGCGCTCCATGAGTCCGCGCTGA
- a CDS encoding SigE family RNA polymerase sigma factor has protein sequence MTHESRGEFAEFAAVSWPRLVRTAHMLTGDFHEAEDLVQTTLVKVHTRWGRIPRDEVDVYVRRALVNNNLSRIRKKRVAHLLMPFLPETMHRSHGGHAEDVEHRTAVAQALSSLPARQRTVMVLRYWEDLSEQDIAQVLNCSLGTVKTHARRGLQALRAHPLFAPATSSGASR, from the coding sequence GTGACGCACGAGAGCCGTGGCGAGTTCGCCGAGTTCGCCGCTGTGTCCTGGCCACGGCTGGTGCGGACCGCGCACATGCTCACCGGCGACTTTCACGAGGCCGAGGACCTGGTGCAGACCACCCTGGTCAAAGTCCATACCCGGTGGGGACGCATCCCGCGCGATGAGGTCGATGTGTACGTGCGCCGCGCGCTGGTCAACAACAACCTCAGCCGGATCCGCAAGAAACGCGTCGCTCACCTGCTGATGCCGTTCCTTCCCGAGACGATGCACCGCTCGCACGGCGGACACGCCGAGGACGTCGAACACCGCACCGCAGTCGCCCAGGCGCTTTCGTCCCTGCCGGCCCGCCAGCGGACCGTGATGGTACTGCGCTACTGGGAGGACCTGAGCGAGCAGGACATCGCCCAGGTCCTGAACTGTTCACTCGGCACGGTCAAGACCCACGCCCGCCGGGGACTGCAGGCACTGCGCGCCCACCCCCTCTTCGCCCCCGCCACTTCTTCTGGAGCAAGCCGATGA